From the genome of Biomphalaria glabrata chromosome 17, xgBioGlab47.1, whole genome shotgun sequence, one region includes:
- the LOC106073163 gene encoding zygotic DNA replication licensing factor mcm3-like, with protein sequence MATEIDQRLREIQREYLDFLDDDNDQGIYIQKVRDMVSNNEIRIKVNVNDLRRKNPKRCFQLLNESFEELICFQRALKDLISSADPLYGKQHEEFFIGFEGSFGDKHNTPRSLTSKYLGNMVCVEGIVTKCSLIRPKIVRSVHYCPATKKTLERRYTDLTSLEAVPSSAAYPTKDEDGNLLETEFGLSVYKDHQTFSIQEMPEKAPPGQLPRSVDVIIDNDLVDSCKPGDRVQVVGMYRCLPAKKNGFTTATFRTVLIANNISLLSKEVAPLFSADDVAKIKKFAKDKKHDAFELLSRSLAPSIHGHDYIKKAVLCMLLGGNEKVLENGTRLRGDINVLLIGDPSVAKSQMLRYVLFTAPRAIPTTGRGSSGVGLTAAVTVDQETGDKRLEAGAMVLADRGVVCIDEFDKMSDIDRTAIHEVMEQGRVTIAKAGIHAKLNARCSVLAAANPVYGRYDQFKTPMENIGLQDSLLSRFDLLFIVLDKMDPDSDRQIAEHVLRMHRFRVAGEQDGDVLPMGNSAFMLATQDPDADTQELQETPIYEKRDTFLHGPGKKGEKIVSMQFMRKYIHIAKGMKPILTRAASDYIAEEYAKLRNQDNLTQDNIARTQPVTARALETIIRLSTAHAKARLSKHVEMQDAQAAVELVEFAYFKKVLEKEKKSRRRMHKGSDDSEDEEDEEDSPAPKKKRTSRSQGKDGDESDPYDFEESVEEPDTATVIEEQKKRRLSGSAPSTPAAPTQITEERLKVFKSSLNQLFKKSQTQSINLDLVKEHMASQHKDTPYTESEILGAIDKMMDENQVMLSDNVVFLI encoded by the exons atgGCTACTGAAATTGATCAGCGCCTACGTGAAATTCAAAGAGAATATCTTGATTTTCTGGATGATGAT AATGATCAAGGTATTTATATTCAGAAAGTGAGAGACATGGTGTCAAACAATGAAATTCGTATAAAAGTTAATGTCAATGACCTGAGGAGAAAGAACCCCAAAAGATGCTTCCA GCTTCTTAATGAATCATTCGAGGAGCTTATCTGCTTTCAGCGTGCTTTGAAAGATTTGATTTCCTCGGCTGATCCCTTGTATGGCAAACAACATGAGGAATTTTTCATTGGATTTGAAGGGAg TTTTGGAGATAAGCACAATACACCAAGATCACTAACAAGTAAATATCTTGGAAATATGGTGTGTGTTGAAGGCATTGTCACCAAAT gtTCTTTGATTCGCCCGAAAATAGTTAGAAGTGTCCACTACTGCCCAGCCACCAAAAAGACTCTGGAAAGGCGTTACACAGATCTCACATCTCTTGAAGCGGTTCCAAGTAGTGCAGCATATCCAACTAAA GATGAAGATGGAAATTTGCTTGAGACGGAGTTTGGCCTGTCTGTGTACAAAGATCACCAGACTTTCAGTATTCAAGAAATGCCAGAGAAAGCGCCACCTGGTCAGCTACCTCGATCTGTAGATGTTATCATTGACAATGATCTTGTAGACAGTTGTAAG ccTGGTGATAGAGTTCAAGTTGTGGGGATGTATAGATGCTTGCCTGCCAAAAAAAATGGTTTCACAACAGCGACATTTAG AACTGTCTTGATTGCCAACAATATATCCTTATTGAGCAAAGAAGTAGCTCCACTCTTTTCAGCAGATGATGTcgctaaaattaaaaagtttgcAAAAGATAAGAAacat GATGCATTCGAGTTGTTGTCTCGCTCTCTGGCGCCATCTATTCATGGACATGATTATATCAAGAAAGCTGTTCTGTGTATGTTACTGGGAGGAAATGAAAAAGTTTTGGAAAATGGAACGAGGCTAAGAGGAGACATCAATGTTTTGCTCATTGGTGATCCCTCAGTTGCCAAATCACAAATGTTGAG ATATGTGCTCTTCACAGCACCCAGAGCTATACCAACAACTGGTCGTGGTTCTTCTGGTGTTGGTCTTACTGCTGCAGTCACAGTGGATCAAGAGACTG GTGACAAACGTCTTGAAGCTGGTGCCATGGTGTTGGCAGATCGTGGTGTTGTGTGTATAGATGAGTTTGACAAGATGTCTGACATTGACCGCACTGCCATTCATGAAGTTATGGAGCAAGGTCGTGTGACTATTGCCAAAGCTGGTATCCATGCCAAGCTGAATGCCAGATGCAGTGTATTAGCTGCAGCTAATCCAGTTTATGGAAGA TATGACCAATTCAAGACCCCAATGGAAAACATAGGATTACAAGACTCTCTATTGTCTCGTTTTGATTTACTGTTCATTGTACTTGACAAG ATGGACCCAGATTCTGACAGGCAGATTGCTGAACATGTTCTGAGGATGCACAGATTTAGAGTGGCTGGAGAACAAGATGGAGATG TACTACCCATGGGAAACTCAGCTTTCATGTTGGCCACCCAAGATCCTGATGCTGACACTCAAGAACTTCAAGAGACTCCAATATATGAAAAAAGAGATACATTCTTACATGGGCCAGGAAAGAAAGG AGAGAAAATTGTCAGCATGCAGTTCATGAGAAAGTATATCCATATTGCTAAAGGCATGAAACCCATCCTTACAAGGGCTGCTTCTGACTATATTGCTGAAGAATATGCAAAATTAAGAAATCAAGATAACTTAACACAGGACAATATTGCAAGG acTCAACCAGTCACTGCTCGAGCTCTTGAAACAATCATTCGTCTGTCCACTGCCCATGCTAAAGCAAGATTAAGTAAGCATGTTGAAATGCAAGATGCCCAAGCTGCGGTTGAGCTGGTGGAATTTGCTTATTTCAAAAAG gttttagaaaaagaaaagaaatctcGTCGCCGAATGCACAAAGGTAGTGATGACAGTGAAGATGAAGAGGATGAAGAAGACAGCCCTGCTCctaaaaa gAAACGAACCTCAAGGTCACAGGGTAAAGATGGAGATGAAAGTGATCCGTATGACTTTGAGGAAAGTGTGGAAGAACCAG ATACAGCTACAGTCATTGAAGAACAAAAGAAGAGAAGATTATCTGGCTCTGCCCCCTCTACTCCTGCAGCACCCACACAGATAACAGAAGAGAG ATTAAAAGTGTTTAAGTCATCTTTGAATCAGCTTTTCAAGAAGTCCCAGACACAGTCTATTAATCTGGACTTGGTTAAAGAACATATGGCTTCTCAGCACAAGGACACACCTTATACAGAGAGTGAAATTTTGGGTGCTATAGACAAAATGATGGATGAAAATCAGGTTATGCTATCTGACAATGTTGTATTTTTGATCTAA